The following proteins are encoded in a genomic region of Sphingobacteriaceae bacterium:
- a CDS encoding DUF420 domain-containing protein yields MASRLPAVNAVLNGISAVLLTMGYVAIRRRQRQRHQNLMLAATIVSGLFLISYLIKTWLHGTTLYGGTGIMRVIYLLVLGTHLTLAMALVPLVPLTLWPTLGRRWDRHRRWARITLPIWLYVSVTGVAVYLLLRPYY; encoded by the coding sequence TTGGCATCCCGGCTCCCTGCCGTGAACGCCGTGCTCAACGGCATCAGCGCCGTGCTGCTCACCATGGGCTACGTGGCCATCCGCCGGCGGCAGCGGCAACGCCACCAGAACTTGATGCTGGCCGCCACCATCGTCTCGGGCCTGTTCCTCATTTCCTATCTGATCAAGACGTGGCTCCACGGCACCACCTTGTACGGGGGCACGGGCATCATGCGGGTCATCTACCTGTTGGTGCTGGGCACCCACCTGACCTTGGCCATGGCCTTGGTGCCCCTGGTGCCCCTCACCCTGTGGCCCACCTTGGGACGCCGCTGGGATCGCCACCGGCGCTGGGCCCGCATCACCCTGCCCATCTGGCTTTATGTGTCCGTCACCGGCGTGGCCGTCTACCTGCTCCTGCGGCCCTATTACTGA